TCAGCGTGAGCGCCGCGTGCTGGTACGCGCGGCTCAGCAGCGCCGGGTCGGGCGTGCGCGCCTCGGGCGTGAACTCCGCCCGGTTGAAGAGGTCGCCGAAGTAGCTCGGCAGCGTCACGCCCCCGCGCGTCTCGACCAGGCTCGAGCGGGGCTTGGCGTACTGCCCCGCGAACCGCCCGACGCGCGTCACCGGGCGCTTCCCCGCGTGCACCAGCACCAGCGACATCTGCAGCAGGATCTTCAGCTTGTTCGTGATGAGCTGCGGGCGACAATCGTCCAGCGTCTCGGCGCAATCACCCCCTTGCAGCACGAACCGCTTGCCCGCCTCGGCCTCGGCCAGCTCGCGCCGCAGACGCTCGATCTCCCAGCTCGTCACCAGCGGCGGCAACGCCCCCAGGCGCGACACCTCGCGCGCCAGCGCGCCCTCGTCCGGGTACGTCGGCGTCCCGCCCTGCGGGCGCGCACGCCACGAGTCGGGCGTCCAGTCGGGCGGGGGCACGGGGTTGGCGTCGGGGGTGCGCACGGGTCGGGAGTCTAGATCGGCCAACGAAATGCGCCGCATGCGCTCAACCGGAGTCTTCCCGGTGCCGATGGGTGGTGCGCACGGGTGGTTATCGCCGGTAGGCAGCAGCGCCCGCCGCCCACGCCGTTGTCCGTCCGAAGACCAGGAGCCTCGCATGCCCCCGACCACCCGCCGCTCGAACACCCGTACCCGTCGCACCACCGCCCGTCGCACCACGACCCGCGGCACGACGACGCGCAACACGACGACCCGCAACACGACGGCCCGCGCGACGACCCGCAACACCACCACCCGCAACACCACGACCCGCGGCACCACCGCCCGCACGACGGCCCGCGGCACGACCACCTCGCCCCGCGCCACCCGCTCGACCACCACGCGCGCCACCTCGACCCGCACCAACACCCGCCCGACGACCATCTCCGGCTTCACCCGCACGACGACCCGGCGCATCGCCCGGGCCGCGGCCTGAGGCCCCCCGAACGCACGGCACGGACGCCGTCAGACGACCCCGCTCTGTGATGGCGGGGTCGTCCTGCGTTTTGGGCCCGCCGGTCACCGCGCCGGCGCGTCGAGCACGATCGTGCCCGCCCCCTGCCCGATCAGGATCTTCCCGTCGATCGTCAGAAGCGCCGAGGGCACGTCGAACACCCGCACCCGCTCGACGCCCAGCACCTTGCCCGTGGTCGACGACAGCAGCAGCACCCGCGCCAGATCGCTCGACCCGGGCGAGAACGCGTCGCCCGGCACGTCCAGCGTCACCAGCACGTCGCGCCCCAGCGCCGCGGGCATCAGCCGGCTCTCGCGCAGCGAATCCGCCCCCACCAGCGCCCCCTGCTGATCCACGATCCGCACGCCCTCCGCTCCCGCCAGCACCAGGCGGCCGTTGACCACCCCAGCGCTCACCGGCAGCGACAGGCGGCTGTGCGAATCCTCGCCCATCGGCAGCGGGTTCGGATCGAACACCCCGCTCCCCGCCTCGCCCCGGCGCAGACGCATGTCCGCGTCGAGCACCAGCAGCGCCGACCCCGCCTGCCACCCCGCGACCGACGTCTGCCCGAGGTTCCCCGCCGCCGTCCACTTCACCTCGCCCGTCGCGGGCGAGAACCGCAGCAGCGCGTCGCTCGTCGCCAGCAGCGCGTCGCCCCCGTCCAGCGGGCGGATCCAGCGCGGGTGGTCCCCCAGCCGCGACGCCGGCAGCGAGGCGCGAGGCTCGCCCGTGCGCGCGTCCACCGAGATCACCGCCGTCTCCTGCGTCCGTCCGTCGTCCGACGCGCGCAGCCCCGCGATGATCACCGTGTCGCCCGCGTGCGCGACCTCGAACACCGGGCTCATCGGCAGCACCGACCCCCACAACGCCTCGCCCGTCGCCACGTCGATCGTCGCCGCGGCGCCCGACCGACGCACGATCGTCACCGTCCGCCCGTCCGTGCTCACGACCAGGTCCGCCGGCCCGGCGTCGCCGTCGAGCGGCGTGGGCATTGCCGGCGCTTCGGGCAGCCCCGCGGGCCCGCGCAGCACGCCCCCCAACTCACGCGACTTCCACGCCGTTCTGCCGTCGACCCCGATCCGCTCCAGCCAGCCGCCCCCCGCGCCGGGCCAGTGCAGCAGCGCCGCGTCGGGCGTCAGCAGGATCGGCGATGGCTCCGCCTCGCTCTCCCGACGCCACACCGCCGACAACTCGCCCGTGCACGCGTTCACGCCCCACAGTTCCACGCGCCCCTCGCCCACCAGCAGCACGCAGTCCGTCGCCAGCCCGGGCGCTTGCGTGAACAATGGTGTCCGCGGGTCCAGCCCTTCGATGAACCGCTCCGCCCGTACCTGCGTCCCCAGCAACGCCGGCCAATCGCGCGACGCGAGCGCCGTTCGCAGCGCCTCGGCCGCGGCCCCCGCCGAGACCTCGCCCGCGGGCGTCGTCACCCGCACGCCCGGAAAGTTCAGCGCCACCCGGCGCATCTCGCGGTATAGACCGCCCCGCAAAGCCGGCGTCTCGGGCCCGGCGACGAGCGCGTTGGCCAGCGCCCCCACCACCGGCTCCAGGCCCGGGCGCCCCAGGTCCCGCGCCAGTTCCGCCGCCGCCAGCCCCGCGCCCACGGCCCGGCGGGCCCGCTCGTCGCGCCCGTCGCGCGCGTGGGCCTCCGCCGCCCGGCGCCACAGGTCCGGCGCCATCGACGACCCCGGATAGCGCGACGCGATGCCGGCCAGTTGGTCCGCGCCCGCGTCCTGGGGCAGGGCGTCCGCCGCGAGGCGCGCTTCCTCGTCGAACGCCGCGTACGCGCCCGGGCCCGACCGTCGCAGCAGCGCCGCCAGTCGCGCCGCCGCCACGTCGCCCGCCGCATCGCCGGCGTACTCGGCCTCTTCCAGCGCCGCCGCGGCCAGCGCGGGGTCCAGCAGGATGCGCTGGTACGCGTCCACGCCCGCGTCGGGTCGGTTCTGCACGTCCGCCAGCCACGCCGTCTCGAGCAGCACCCGCGCCGCGTCGCGCGGCGCGTCCGCCGCCCGCGCCAGGCGTGCCAGGATCTCGCCCAGCACCGCGGCGTCGGTGATCGGGGGCGTGCCGAGCGGGTCGGCCGGGCGCGACGGCTGGCTCCACGCCGCCCGCGCCCGCCGGATCATCGCGAGCAGCAGTTCGGTGAGCTGCGTGCGGGCGGGCGTCGACGCCTCGTCCGCCCCGCGCGCCTCGAGCAGCGCGAGCACCCGGTCGGCCAGCGGCGCGACTTCGCCCCCGCGCCCGGCGCGGTCCACCAGTTCGATGTACGTGAGCAGCGGCGCCGGATCCGCCGGCGACTGCGCCACCCGGCGCTCCAGCAGCGCCCGCGCGTGCTCCCACGCGACGTACGTGTGGATCGACGTCGCGTCGAGCGCCAGCACGTGCGCGCCCCCGCCGTCCTCCCCCGCCACCGCGAGCATCGACCCCGTCGCCGGCATCGCCAGGCGTCGCGCCTCCGACGGGCGCGCGGGGTCGATCACCGCCACACCGTCGGCCAACGGCACGTACACCAGCGGCCCGAACGTCACCACCCGCCCCACGGGCACCTGCCCGCGGAACTCCTGCGACAGACGGATGCTCCCCTCCGCCAGCGCCTCGCGCGCCACGAACACCACCCGCGTGGGCGTCACGCACGCGAGTTGATCGCCCGCGATCAGCACGTAGCGCGGTTCGCCCAGCGGGGCCGCGTCACGCTGCGCCCGCAGCGCGCCGGTCGCCGCGTCCAGTTCGACGACGCTCCCGCGCCCGGGCTCCACGTAGAACAGCGACCCGCCGCTCAGCGCGGGCGCGTTCGACTCGTGCGCGGGGACGGGCGCGGTGGGGCGGAACCCCATCGCGTCCTGCGCCCGCGGCGGGGCGAGCGTGCGCACCCACCGGGGCCGCCCCGTCGCCGCCTCGAACGCCCCGATCACGCCCATCTCATCACCCCGGTACACGATCCCCTCGTGCACCACCGTCAGGTCAGGGCGCGACGAGAGCCGCCCCCAGGGGTTCGTGCCGACGCTGCCCAGCAGGCGGACCCACTTCGGGCGCCCGGTGTACAGATCGAGCCCGACCAGGTGCGTGCGGTTGAGGCGCACCGTCGGCCCCGACTCGCGGAACGCCAGGATCGCCGTGTCCGCGTCGACCACGACGCCCCCCCGCACGCTCGACTGCTCCAGGCGCCCGTCGATGTCCCCGACGGCGACCTCCCACAGCGAGCGTCCGTCCCGCACGTCCAGGCCCACGACTTGCCGGTCGGGGCGCTGCACGGGCTGATCAGGCCCGGCGTTGTGCGCCACCACCACGCCCCCGCCCACGCCCGGGAAGCCGAGGTCGGCGCCCTGCGCCCCGCCGAACGTCATCGAGTTCATGCGGTCGAACCCGGCGCGCGACCGCGACCGCCCCGGCGAGCCCAAGGGCGTGCTCCACAAAGGGGTCAGCGTGACCGCGTCCAGGCCCCGCACGCCCCGCCCGTCGTTCACGAACACGCTCCGCCCGGAAACGACCGGCGCCCACGCCGCCAACCCGGCGACCTCCGGCTCGTCGGTGACGGGCGCGAGGCGCACGGACCGCAGCGGGATGGTGGGGAGTTGGGCCGCGTCGATGGGCGGGCCCGCGTCGAGGATGGTGCGCGCCGGCCGCGCGAGTTCCGGCACGCCCGCCTCGTCGCCCCCGGGCGCGGGCGCCCCCACGCCCCCTTCGCGTGCCCACCGCGCCGCCCACGCGGCGACGCCCTCACGCTCCACACGCGCGGCGATCGCCAACGCCAGACGCGCCGCGTCGGCGGCGTTCGCGCCGGTGCGGTCCGGATGGTCCTCGCCCTGCTCGAGCATCAGCCGGGCGCTCTCGAACCGCCCGGATTCCAGTTCCAACTGCGCCAGACGCAGCATCGCCTCGAACCCCGAGGGCGTCAGCAGGTGCGTCCGCTCCACGCGCGCCAGATCGCCCGATTGGAGCAACTCCGCCGCCCGCGGCCCTTCCTGCGCGCGGTATCGCGCCAGCAGCTCGGGCCGCCGCACCAGCAGCGTGTGCACCACCCGTCGCACCGGCACGTACAGGTCCGCGTCGCCCTCGACCGGGAGCAGACGCTCGCCCTCGTTCTCCAGCACCTGCTGGAGCACGCGGAGCCCCTCGGGCGTGTTCCCGCCCGCGTCGAGTTCCAGGACCCGCACCAGCGCGTCCGCCGCGGTCACCGAATCGTCGGGGTTGACGGCCCTGGCCCGCTGCGCAAACGCCTCGGGCGCGACCAGGGCGAGCGGGGCGAGCAACGACAGGGCCACTATCGGACGCATCGAACCTCCGACCGTCCATACGCCCCGCGCCGCGCGCCGGTGCGCTCGGACTTGGCAGCATCGGCGGTTTCATCCGGATCTTTCACACGAACCCGACGGGACGCAGCATTGTTCACGTGCTCTTCGCCCCGTGCACGCATCGGCTCAACATGCCCGGGCTCTCCGCCGATGCCTGCGTCCAGCGCATGTCCACTCTCCGAGCGAGCGCAACGTTCCCGCTCCGGGCCGCACGAGCCTGTTCCGCGTGGCGGGTGCGTCCGCTCCACGAGACACTCTCCGAGCCGGCGCGCTGCGTCCGCGTCACCTCGCTGCTCGTGGGCACGGCGTGCATGAGCCTGGCCGACCTCTACATGACGCTCCTCTTCGCCACGCACGTGGGCATGCTCGAATCAAACCCCGTCGCCCGCATGGTCATGGCCCACGATTCGCCCGCCCTCGTCGTGCTCTGGAAGGTCGCGCTGACGGTGTTCGGCGTGGGCGTGCTGTTCTACTCGCGGCGCAAGCGACACGCCGAGATCGCCACCTGGCTCGTCTTCGCGGTCCTCTGCGGGCTCATGGCCCACTGGCTGCTCTTCACCGAGGCCGCCCGCGAGGCCGGCGCCGACTACCACCTCATCGCGATGAGCGGCGACGCCCGCTGGGTCGAGTTCCCCGCCGACTGAGTACACTGGCGCGATGCCGCCGACCCAACCCGCTCTCGCCGCCGCACTCGCCGCGGCGACCATCGCGTCCCTCGTCGGCCTGAGCACGGGCCTGACGGGCTGCTCCTCGGGCGCTCCACCCCGCACGCAGGTGCTCGGGGCCGCGCCGGGCGAACGCACGCCCGAAGGCGCGCAGGTCGTCTTCGAGGTCGCCGCCACCAACCCCAACCGCGAGGCCCTGCACCTGCGCGACGTGCGGTACGAGGTCTGGAGCGGGGGCACCCGCGTCTTCGAGGGCGAACGCTCCGCCGAGGCCACCCTCCCGGGCTACGCCACGCGCAGCGTCTTCCTGCCCGCGGGCATCCCCGCGCGCACCGGCCTCGCGCCCGGCGCCCCGCTGCGTATCACCGGCGAGATCACGTATCGCCCGCTGGGGGTCATCCGCCAGACCCTCGAAGAATCCGGCTGGCCCGCGCTCACCTCGTCGTTCGAAGGCGAGGCCACGCCCGCGCCGAGCGCGCCCCCGCAATAGCGCCGCGCCGGGGCGATTCGTGCGCGGCTAGATCGTCGTCAGGATGTCGCGGTCCATCGTGCTCACCCGGGCGTCGAAGCCTTCCAGCGCCAGCCTCTCGCGCAGCCGCGGCAGGAACCCGCGCTCCGTGCTCGTGTGCCCGCCCAGGATCACGCTCATCCCCGCGTGCAGCGCGCCCAGCACGTCGTGGTGCGCCATCTCGCCGGTCACGAACACCTCGCACCCCTGGCGGGCCGCCTCCCGGCTGTGCGACCCCCCCGCCCCGCACACCACGCCCACACGCGACACCACGCGGTCCTGGTCCGGGTCCGCCAGCGCGAACCGCACGAACGGCCTGCGGATGAACGCCTTCAGCCGCTCCGCCAGTTCGCGCACCGTCGCCGGACGATCCAACTGCAGCCGCCGCCCAGCCCCCACGTTCCGGCGCGGCTGGCGCACCAGTTCGTACACGTCGATCGCGGGCTCCTCGTACGGGTGGAAACGCCGCAGCGTCTCGAGCGCCAGCGCCAGCGCCGCCCGCGAGCACACCATCTCCAGCCGCACTTCCGCCACTTCCTCGCGCCGACCCGGGATCCCCGTGGCTGGGTGCGTGCCCTCGCCGCCCAGGTACGTCCCGGCGCCGGGCGTCGTGAACGAGCACAGCGTGTACTGCCCGATGATCCCCGCGCCCGCCGACGCCAGCGCGTCGCGCACGCCCTCCACGCTCGCCGCGGGCACGAACGTCACGATCTTCAGTTCCTGCGTCGGGGCTTCCCGCGCGTGGGGCACGAGCGCCCGGCAATCGCCCAGGATCTTCCCCGGCTGCGTGCTCCCCGACAGCCCCTCGCACAGCCAGTCCGTCATGCCCCCCGACGCCGCGTCCAGCGACGTGTGGGGCGCGTACACCGCCAGCCCCGCCTCGATCGCGCGTAGCAACACCCGCTGGCGGGGCGTCGCGTCGGTGATGCGCGTGAGGGGCTCCCAGATCGGCGGGTGATACGCCACGACCGCGCCGGCCCGCATTTCCACCGCCTCGCGCAGCACGCGCTCGGTGAGGTCGATCGTGAGCAGCACCGGCCCGGACAGGTCCCGCGCCGAATCGCCCACCAGCAGCCCCACCTTGTCCCACTCCGCCGCCTGCCCCAGCGGGGCCAGCCGCTCCATAGCGCGCACCAGGTCGCCGACCTTCATGCAACCTCCCGTGGGCCGTCGCCCGCGGCGTATTGTTGGCAGCGCGCCGACGCGCACACCGATGAGCGAACCAATCACCCGGCGCGCGCCCGCCAAAGTCAACCTGGCGCTCTCGCTCGGCCCGCCCGAGCCCGCCCACGCGCCCCGCCCCGGCTGGCACCCCATCTGCACGTGGGTCGCCTGCATCGACCTCTGGGACGACGTCACCGTCACGCCCCTGGCGCCCGGCGCCCCGCGCGCGTTCGCCGTCTCCTGGGCCCCCGACGCGCTCCGCCCCACGCCCATCGACTGGCCCCCGGAGGCCGACCTCGCCCGGCGCGCCCACGACCTGCTCGAGGCCCACCTCGGGCGTCCGCTCGCCGCCCGCGTCGAGGTGCGCAAGCGCATCCCCGTCGGCGCGGGGCTGGGCGGGGGCTCGTCCGACGCCGCCGCCACGCTGCTGGCGCTGCGCACGCTCTTCGTCCCGGACCTGCCGGTCGAGACGCTCGCGGGCATCGGCGCGCAGCTCGGGTCCGACGTCGCGTTCTTCATCGATCCGCACCCGCAGGCCCCGCCCGCGCCGGCGATCGTCGAGGGCTTTGGCGAGCGGGTGGAACGGGTGGAGCGCGCCGAGGGCGACGTGGTGCTCGTCGTGCCGCCGTACCCGTGCGCCACGGGCGCCGTCTACCGCGCGTTCGACGAGGTCATCGCCCAGGCAGACCAGGAGCGCCGCCAGGAGTGGGAACTCATGCACGCCTCGGGGGGCGGGCGTCCGCCCCAGCCGCACCACCTGCGCGCCGATCTCGTGCGGGCGCGTCTGGCCCGCTCGGCCGACGGGCTGGACGGGCGCCAGCTCTTCAACGACCTCACCCCCGCCGCCTGCCGCGTGGAACCCCGCCTGGCGCCCCTTCTGCGGGATCTCTCCCGGGCGACGCGCCTCGACGCCCACCTGACCGGGAGCGGAAGTTGCGTGTTCATCCAGACCTCCCGCCCCGCCAAGACGATGGAACAGGTGCGCCGGGCGGCCCCTGCCGACTGCGCCGTGCAGGCGCACCGTCTCGTCTAGCCCGTCCGCCGTCGGGGGCGCCGAGTACACTCGGGACCCGTGGGAGGAGTCGCATGCCGCCAGCCAAGCCGTTCGTGGGGGTTGATCTCGGGGGCACGAACATCCAGTTCGGCGTGGTGTCGCACGACTTGAAGCTGATCGGCGAGGCCAAGCGCAAGACCAAGGCCGAGGAAAAACTCGAGGGCGTCCTGGGCCGCATCGAGGCCGGCATCGCCGAGGCCTGCGCGGACGCGGGCGTGAGCCCGGGGGCGATCGGGGGCGTGGGGATCGGCGCGCCCGGCGCGGTCGACCCGACGCGCGGGCTCGTGCTCGAGGCCGTCAACCTCCGCTGGGACAACGTCCCCCTGGCCGACCTGCTCGCCAAGCGTCTCAAGACCAAGGTCTTTCTCGACAACGACGTGAACGTCGCGGTCTTCGGCGAGAACAAGCTGGGCGCCGGCAAGAACGCGCGCGACCTGCTGGGCGTCTGGCTCGGCACGGGCGTCGGGGGCGGGCTCATCCTCAACGGCGCGCTCTACTACGGGCACTTCTGGACCGCCGGCGAGATCGGGCACACCATCCTGCTGCCCAACATGCCCCGGGGCGTGCGCACGCTCGAGCAGCACTGCTCGCGCACCGCCATCGTCGAGCGCCTCGCCGCGCTCCTGCGCTCCAACCAGAAGTCGCGCCTCACCGCCGAGATCGGCGACGACTACACCAAGATCCGCTCGCGCACGCTCGCCCGCCACTACCACGAGGGCGACCGCGAGGACGCGCTCGTTATCGAGGTCGCCGACGCCGCCGCCGACCTGCTGGGACAGGCCATCGGCAGCGTCGTCACGCTGCTCAGCCTCCCGCGCGTCGTGCTCGGGGGCGGGCTCACCGAGGCCCTGGGCATGCCCTTCGTCGAGCGCGTCCAGACCGTCGCGCGCGAGGTCGCCTTCCCCGACGCGTGCAAGAAGGTCGAGGTCGTCCCCAGCATGCTCGAAGACACCGCCGGCGTGTACGGCGCCGCCATGATCGCGATGGAGCGGGCCGGCGTGCTCAAGTAGCCCGCCGCGGGCGTTCAGGCCACCGCCGAGCGCCGCTTGCTCATGATGCCCACGCGGTACGCGCCCTGCCCGTCGGGCTCGCAGCGCACCACGATCCCC
The sequence above is drawn from the Planctomycetota bacterium genome and encodes:
- a CDS encoding PQQ-binding-like beta-propeller repeat protein, which produces MRPIVALSLLAPLALVAPEAFAQRARAVNPDDSVTAADALVRVLELDAGGNTPEGLRVLQQVLENEGERLLPVEGDADLYVPVRRVVHTLLVRRPELLARYRAQEGPRAAELLQSGDLARVERTHLLTPSGFEAMLRLAQLELESGRFESARLMLEQGEDHPDRTGANAADAARLALAIAARVEREGVAAWAARWAREGGVGAPAPGGDEAGVPELARPARTILDAGPPIDAAQLPTIPLRSVRLAPVTDEPEVAGLAAWAPVVSGRSVFVNDGRGVRGLDAVTLTPLWSTPLGSPGRSRSRAGFDRMNSMTFGGAQGADLGFPGVGGGVVVAHNAGPDQPVQRPDRQVVGLDVRDGRSLWEVAVGDIDGRLEQSSVRGGVVVDADTAILAFRESGPTVRLNRTHLVGLDLYTGRPKWVRLLGSVGTNPWGRLSSRPDLTVVHEGIVYRGDEMGVIGAFEAATGRPRWVRTLAPPRAQDAMGFRPTAPVPAHESNAPALSGGSLFYVEPGRGSVVELDAATGALRAQRDAAPLGEPRYVLIAGDQLACVTPTRVVFVAREALAEGSIRLSQEFRGQVPVGRVVTFGPLVYVPLADGVAVIDPARPSEARRLAMPATGSMLAVAGEDGGGAHVLALDATSIHTYVAWEHARALLERRVAQSPADPAPLLTYIELVDRAGRGGEVAPLADRVLALLEARGADEASTPARTQLTELLLAMIRRARAAWSQPSRPADPLGTPPITDAAVLGEILARLARAADAPRDAARVLLETAWLADVQNRPDAGVDAYQRILLDPALAAAALEEAEYAGDAAGDVAAARLAALLRRSGPGAYAAFDEEARLAADALPQDAGADQLAGIASRYPGSSMAPDLWRRAAEAHARDGRDERARRAVGAGLAAAELARDLGRPGLEPVVGALANALVAGPETPALRGGLYREMRRVALNFPGVRVTTPAGEVSAGAAAEALRTALASRDWPALLGTQVRAERFIEGLDPRTPLFTQAPGLATDCVLLVGEGRVELWGVNACTGELSAVWRRESEAEPSPILLTPDAALLHWPGAGGGWLERIGVDGRTAWKSRELGGVLRGPAGLPEAPAMPTPLDGDAGPADLVVSTDGRTVTIVRRSGAAATIDVATGEALWGSVLPMSPVFEVAHAGDTVIIAGLRASDDGRTQETAVISVDARTGEPRASLPASRLGDHPRWIRPLDGGDALLATSDALLRFSPATGEVKWTAAGNLGQTSVAGWQAGSALLVLDADMRLRRGEAGSGVFDPNPLPMGEDSHSRLSLPVSAGVVNGRLVLAGAEGVRIVDQQGALVGADSLRESRLMPAALGRDVLVTLDVPGDAFSPGSSDLARVLLLSSTTGKVLGVERVRVFDVPSALLTIDGKILIGQGAGTIVLDAPAR
- a CDS encoding DUF5658 family protein; translated protein: MRPLHETLSEPARCVRVTSLLVGTACMSLADLYMTLLFATHVGMLESNPVARMVMAHDSPALVVLWKVALTVFGVGVLFYSRRKRHAEIATWLVFAVLCGLMAHWLLFTEAAREAGADYHLIAMSGDARWVEFPAD
- a CDS encoding Nif3-like dinuclear metal center hexameric protein is translated as MKVGDLVRAMERLAPLGQAAEWDKVGLLVGDSARDLSGPVLLTIDLTERVLREAVEMRAGAVVAYHPPIWEPLTRITDATPRQRVLLRAIEAGLAVYAPHTSLDAASGGMTDWLCEGLSGSTQPGKILGDCRALVPHAREAPTQELKIVTFVPAASVEGVRDALASAGAGIIGQYTLCSFTTPGAGTYLGGEGTHPATGIPGRREEVAEVRLEMVCSRAALALALETLRRFHPYEEPAIDVYELVRQPRRNVGAGRRLQLDRPATVRELAERLKAFIRRPFVRFALADPDQDRVVSRVGVVCGAGGSHSREAARQGCEVFVTGEMAHHDVLGALHAGMSVILGGHTSTERGFLPRLRERLALEGFDARVSTMDRDILTTI
- a CDS encoding ROK family protein → MPPAKPFVGVDLGGTNIQFGVVSHDLKLIGEAKRKTKAEEKLEGVLGRIEAGIAEACADAGVSPGAIGGVGIGAPGAVDPTRGLVLEAVNLRWDNVPLADLLAKRLKTKVFLDNDVNVAVFGENKLGAGKNARDLLGVWLGTGVGGGLILNGALYYGHFWTAGEIGHTILLPNMPRGVRTLEQHCSRTAIVERLAALLRSNQKSRLTAEIGDDYTKIRSRTLARHYHEGDREDALVIEVADAAADLLGQAIGSVVTLLSLPRVVLGGGLTEALGMPFVERVQTVAREVAFPDACKKVEVVPSMLEDTAGVYGAAMIAMERAGVLK